The following DNA comes from Ascaphus truei isolate aAscTru1 chromosome 1, aAscTru1.hap1, whole genome shotgun sequence.
TGAGGGTATAGGGCAGacctggacaactccagtcctcgagggccgcaaacaggccaggtttgcaggatatccctacttcagcatagctgactcaataagtggctcagtatgagtgagccactaattgagccatctgagctgaagtagggatatctttaaaacctggcctgtttgcgtccctcgaggactggagttgtgcaggcctggtataggGCTTTGTTTGTGGCGCATGCTCGCTAGGCGGACGTGCAGGCGCTTGCAGTGTGGCCTCAGCAACCATGTTGACACATGTAATCATTTATCATATAGATATAACTGCGTATAGCTACATTTAGCTTCTCTTCATATGTTAATAACATATCTCTTAACACTTTTATGTTTGCTTGTCAAGGCAAGACATCCGCCAGGgtcaaaaaagaattgtggaaaGAGGTGGAAATCTCTGTTTCGGCGTGTGGCAATCAAGTCCGATcctatatatatgtaatgtataccttgttcatttatgtaactgtacttgtaaccatgtattatttgttttactctgtgcccaggacatacttgaaaacgagaggtaactctcaatgtattacttcctggtaaaatattttataaataaataaatatatgaattgTCGTAAACGTTTCCAAGATATAAAaagtaatgtttaaaaaaaaatacatgccaTACGTATAAGTGCAACTACTACTGGAAAGGACCTCCTGGGCCATATTTAAGATTGACGGAGATGGAGGAGCAGGTTGCTCACATCCTGAACCCATTATTGCTTGAGGGTTTGCCTGGGGATCGTGATATTGGTATATACGACTCTACATTTCCCCCAGGTCAGTAAATGTACCTGACTAATATTGACCATGTACCCAACAATTCCACAATTACTAATTTACCTTTCAAACACGTCAAGATATTTAGATTAATAATAATTCACATGTAGCCCTCAATTGCCCAATTACATTCATTCTTGTCACATTATTTAGGTAACAACAATATGAATTCATGACAGTTTCACATGTACTTGTAATTTGTAATAATTTAATACATAAACTTCATGTGAATCGAAAAaaaattacacacacatttatactgtAATTCATAGTAAACATACTATGTATGACCAAAATATTATCCCATCAATGTAATCCAATTTATATGTCTCAGATGTAGCTGATGTCAATTTGAATTaactcacatatatacacaataagGATGTAATTACATTAATATTCTTATTGAACGTGTATGTAACTTGCACATTTTTTTCCAATTTTATATCAAATGTACATAGTGGCGCCAGTATCTGTGGTCTCACCACGTGCATCAGCAGTTTCCTCATCTGCATCGTCTGTCTCCTCACATGCATCTGCGGTCTCATCACCATTACCAATTGAAGGTGAGCCCTGAAAATTCTCTATATTGTGTAACCTTGTGTGTGAACGCTGTGGCACGTGATGCACACTGTGTGTACGGGTTCATGGGGTGTGTTTGTCGATGTATGTGTAGTTATTTAGATTTAattgattttaataacacatatGACAATATATTGTCTCAAATAACATGTGCAACGTCaaaatgtatatacacactgtttGCAGTAATACACATTCAGTATCACAAGCTACAATCACATACTTTGACTTGTCTTTGACGATTGTCCCGCTACACGTTCACTGCTGTGCGCGTGCACATACTATAGGAcagctggctaaccacagccactAATTTGGGCGTGCGCACGTTGTGGCAACCACACACAATATCACCACAAATGTACCCGGGTTATCATTCATATTAGCATGGGACAATTACATGTGTGAATTATAAGAACTATGAACAATTCACAATATACAGCTGATATTGTAGACTCAATATAAATAGTAGGATAATGTGTTTAAATACCATAAATTGTCATCcctgaaattatatatatatatatatatatatatattatacatatagttaatacagcatacagttgtatttgtatatatatatatatatatatatatatatatatatatgtatgtatgtatgtatgtatgtcttctgCAGGTCACACTCTAAGTATGTTTTTCTATTACATTACATTTGTAGTGCACAATTGACCAGCAGATATTTAATTTATGGACTGATGTCCGCATTGAAGGTGTTAGTTATAATGAAATTATCATGCTTTTAAAATACACATTATGTGACTTAATAAAGGTGTGTAAATTTATTATTTGTATCATTTCATTTCAGAGATAACTCCTGTCTTGGTAGCTTCAGATTCTTCATCGGTGGCATCTATGTCACATAGTCAGAAATTAACATCTAGAAAACATGCTCGTGGCAAACAACATAACTTGTCTTCGCAACAACAATCTGAACAGCGGTTTTTCAATTCACAAAAAACACGTCACCAAGACATGATGGCTGTGCAAAAGGAAATCGTAGCAGAGCTGgtcaacattaaaaacattttaaacaggaATAGTACTGCATTCGACTTACACAATTCATTGTTACATTCCATAGACGAAAGTCTGATCAAACAGAACGAGCTACAGGCCTGTGCAATACTGTCGAGAAGACATGATCTTGGTTCATCTACATTTGATCGTGGTTTAGGCATTTTTCCAACACCTACTTCAAAGCATGAATCTCCACCATTGTCCTCCTCTCCGGCAACATCTTTGCCATCATTTCAGACACCATTATTGGCAGCCTCTCCTGCAACATTGATTGTCTCCTCTCCAGCACAATTgttagcagcttctcctgcaaccttgaatgcttcagcacaatttgtagcagcttctcctgcaaccttcaagacctctgcttcagcaacaTTCGTAGCAgattctcctgcaaccttgaatgcttcagcacaattcgTAGCGGCTTCTCCTGCAACattgaatgcttcagcacaattcgtagcagcttctcctgcaaccttgaatgcttcagcacaattcaTAGCAGCTTttcctgcaaccttgaatgcttcagcacaattcgtagcagcttctcctgcaaccatgaatgcttcagcacaatttgtaGCAGCTTCTctgcaaccttgaatgcttcagcacaattggtagcagcttctcctgcaaggTTTGTTGCTTCTGCTCCTGCAACGTTGATGGCTTCTGCTCCTGCAACATTGGTGCCAGCTTCTTCTGCAACCTTCAATCCCGCTGCTGCAGCACAATTcgtagcagcttctcctgcaaccttcaaTCCCGCTGCCGCAGCACAATTcgtagcagcttctcctgcaaccttcaatcccgctgctgcagcacaatttgtagcagcttctcctgcaaccttcaatcccgctgctgcagcacaattcgtaacagcttctcctgcaaccttcaatcccgctgctgcagcacaattcgtaacagcttctcctgcaaccttcaaTCCCGCTGCTGCAGCACCATTcgtagcagcttctcctgcaagcTTTGTGGCTTCTTCTGCTCCTGCAACATTGGTCCCAGCTTCTCCTgctagccaaaaaaaaaaaatacgattAGGAACAACTAAGAGAACAGTGCTACGCAAATACTGGTGCTCTGTGTTGGGTTCATGGAAAAAGCTGAGTCAATGTAACACAACAAAGGAAACTGAGCATGTCTCTGCTTTGGTACAGATACAACCATATACACACATGTCAGGTACATTACACTCGACACAGCAAGCTCAAACGATGCCACTGCCAACTACACAGCCATGTGAAACTATGCCAGTGCCAACTACACAGACGTGAAACGATGCCTCTGCCATCTACACAGCCATGTGAAACTATGCCAGTGCCGACTATACAGACATGTGAAACGATGCCAGTGCCAAATACACAGCCATTTCAAACGATGCCACTGCCAACTTCACAGCCATGTGAAACGATGCCACTGCCAACTAAACACAGCCATTTCAAACGATGCCACTGCCTACTGCACAGCCATGTGAAACGATGCCACTGCCTACTACACAGCCATGTGAAACGATGCCACTGCTAACACCAGGAAATGCTATAGTGAGCCCCATAATGTTACGTGGTCGTGGCAGAGGTCGCACACGCCTACAACACACACATTCAACGCAACGCCCATTGACTAGATCTCAAACCTTGCTGTCTGAAAATGAATAAATATTGTCATGTTCAAAGTACTTGTGAACTTATTATTGGCTCATACAAACACAACATTGTATGTGTTGAAAATACATACATTACCCTATCTAAGTTTATTGTGTAATGTTTTTTAAGCACACTTTGATTAACTCACGAGTACATGTTAATAAATTGTACTACATCACTTATATAAATGGATTAAAGAACTGGACAAACCTGGGTTTCATACatgatttaactaacaaataCACTGC
Coding sequences within:
- the LOC142496574 gene encoding uncharacterized protein LOC142496574; the encoded protein is MRYLDIEGLWIRQDIRQGQKRIVERGGNLCFGVWQSSPILYILAPVSVVSPRASAVSSSASSVSSHASAVSSPLPIEEITPVLVASDSSSVASMSHSQKLTSRKHARGKQHNLSSQQQSEQRFFNSQKTRHQDMMAVQKEIVAELVNIKNILNRNSTAFDLHNSLLHSIDESLIKQNELQACAILSRRHDLGSSTFDRGLGIFPTPTSKHESPPLSSSPATSLPSFQTPLLAASPATLIVSSPAQLLAASPATLNASAQFVAASPATFKTSASATFVADSPATLNASAQFVAASPATLNASAQFVAASPATLNASAQFIAAFPATLNASAQFVAASPATMNASAQFVAASLQP